The following are from one region of the Chloroflexota bacterium genome:
- the phnE gene encoding phosphonate ABC transporter, permease protein PhnE has translation MAQTEIAQSISRTPAPSAFRKAGPGGFITSWRNFLFIIIAVAALAYGWRVTQVDFVSLVVNLPKSERIFTGLMQPDVIAQTYEMRQVQAPLQVGGVEAGRESRTEIPGGGSLVVSPSPIQPNQPLSITVTGAAPNSDLNLILVDFNNTPRPIRRNEKTDASGNYTLSFPFPASVGLGAYQVRAETATATGSYRLSETFVTALDKMIETIFLALMGTFFALVVSVPLSFLGARNLMQGSRVGWTIYYLVRTLFNVLRSIETLILAVIMAVVVGLGPFAGVMAIVIHSIGAMGKLYSESIESIDPGPIEAITATGANRLQVVLFAVLPQVVPQFLSFTMYRWDINVRLSTVIGLVGGGGIGFILIQYINLLQWNQAATALWLIGIVVIVMDYASAIIREKLV, from the coding sequence ATGGCACAGACCGAGATCGCGCAATCCATCAGTCGGACGCCGGCCCCTTCGGCCTTCCGGAAGGCCGGCCCGGGCGGCTTCATCACCTCGTGGCGCAACTTCCTGTTCATCATCATCGCGGTGGCGGCGCTGGCGTACGGCTGGCGGGTGACCCAGGTGGACTTCGTCTCGCTGGTGGTGAACCTGCCGAAGTCGGAGCGGATCTTCACCGGGCTGATGCAGCCAGACGTCATCGCCCAGACCTACGAGATGCGGCAGGTGCAGGCTCCGCTCCAGGTCGGCGGCGTCGAGGCGGGGCGCGAGTCGCGGACCGAGATCCCGGGCGGCGGCTCGCTGGTGGTCTCGCCCTCGCCGATCCAGCCAAATCAGCCGTTGTCGATCACCGTCACCGGCGCCGCCCCGAACAGCGATCTCAACCTGATCCTGGTGGACTTCAACAACACGCCGCGCCCGATCCGCCGCAATGAGAAGACGGACGCCAGCGGCAACTACACGCTGTCGTTCCCGTTCCCGGCCTCGGTGGGGCTGGGGGCGTATCAGGTGCGCGCCGAGACGGCCACGGCAACCGGCAGCTACCGCCTGAGCGAGACGTTCGTGACGGCGCTCGACAAGATGATCGAGACGATCTTCCTGGCGCTGATGGGGACGTTCTTCGCGCTGGTGGTCAGCGTGCCGCTGAGCTTCCTGGGCGCGCGCAACCTGATGCAGGGCAGCCGCGTCGGCTGGACGATCTACTACCTTGTGCGGACGCTGTTCAACGTGCTCCGCTCCATCGAGACGCTGATCCTGGCCGTCATCATGGCCGTGGTGGTGGGCCTGGGGCCGTTCGCGGGTGTCATGGCCATTGTGATCCACTCGATCGGCGCGATGGGCAAGCTCTACTCGGAGTCCATCGAGAGCATCGATCCCGGCCCGATCGAGGCGATCACCGCCACGGGCGCGAACCGGCTGCAGGTGGTGCTGTTCGCGGTGCTGCCGCAGGTCGTGCCGCAGTTCCTGTCGTTCACCATGTACCGCTGGGACATCAACGTCCGGTTGTCCACGGTCATCGGGCTGGTGGGCGGCGGCGGCATCGGGTTTATCCTGATTCAGTACATCAACTTGCTGCAGTGGAATCAGGCGGCCACGGCGCTCTGGCTCATCGGCATCGTCGTGATCGTGATGGACTACGCCTCGGCGATCATCCGCGAGAAGCTGGTGTAG
- the phnC gene encoding phosphonate ABC transporter ATP-binding protein, with the protein MLRIQNLRKVFPNGVVAIDDLSLTVPDGEFLVIIGLSGSGKSTLLRCINRLVEPTSGKIWLDDVELTALPPSQLRDARKRIGMIFQQFNLVKRSSVITNVLSGRLGSVSPLQSMFGRFPAQDYDRAYANLDRVGIPEKANQRADTLSGGQQQRVAIARALMQEPKLMLADEPVASLDPATSHSVMKYLEEINRQDGITVICNLHFLSLARRYATRVLALKAGQIVYDGLPADIDEVRFREIYGEDAVEVEIH; encoded by the coding sequence ATGTTACGTATCCAGAATCTCCGCAAGGTCTTTCCGAACGGCGTCGTCGCGATTGACGATCTCTCGCTGACGGTCCCCGATGGCGAGTTTCTCGTCATCATCGGCCTGAGCGGGTCCGGTAAGTCGACGTTGCTGCGCTGCATCAACCGCCTCGTCGAGCCGACGTCCGGCAAGATCTGGCTTGACGATGTCGAGCTGACCGCCCTGCCACCGAGCCAGCTGCGCGACGCGCGTAAGCGGATCGGCATGATCTTTCAGCAGTTCAACCTCGTGAAGCGGTCGAGCGTCATCACGAACGTGCTCTCCGGCCGGCTCGGCTCGGTCAGCCCGCTGCAGAGCATGTTCGGGCGATTCCCAGCGCAGGACTACGACCGGGCCTATGCCAACCTCGACCGCGTCGGCATCCCCGAGAAGGCGAACCAGCGGGCGGACACGCTCTCGGGCGGCCAGCAGCAGCGGGTCGCCATCGCGCGGGCGCTGATGCAAGAGCCGAAGCTGATGCTGGCCGACGAGCCGGTCGCCAGCCTGGACCCGGCCACGTCGCACTCGGTGATGAAGTACCTGGAGGAGATCAACCGCCAGGACGGTATCACCGTGATCTGCAACCTGCACTTTCTGAGCCTGGCCCGGCGCTACGCCACGCGCGTCCTCGCGCTGAAGGCCGGCCAGATCGTGTACGACGGCCTGCCGGCCGACATCGACGAGGTGCGCTTTCGCGAGATTTACGGCGAGGACGCCGTCGAGGTGGAGATTCACTGA
- a CDS encoding phosphate/phosphite/phosphonate ABC transporter substrate-binding protein yields the protein MSTSNRRQRRSTPPRAFGPLVALLAMALAVFLTVEPALAAMTTPSTGTTVNQAPLGTPGNPLKMAFVPSTDSQKVLASGQPLADMLSQQTGLSFSVSVPTSYAAVIEAMGANNVDIGWLAPFAYVLAKDKFNSRVILASVRGGSKTYTGQIIAHVDSEINSVADLPGKKFAFVDPGSASGFLYPNALLATNGIDYKTAFSETVFAGGHDKVVIAVYNKQVDAGATFGDSVEGVQTDARTNVVSTLPDVMEKVKVIGKTPPIPNDTVSVRAGLPYELVLQVQDGLLAVAATEDGKKLLSELYRINGLAPAVDSEYDSVRSAASVLGLNLEQELAPR from the coding sequence ATGAGTACTTCGAATCGTCGCCAGCGCCGGAGCACCCCTCCGCGCGCGTTTGGACCGCTTGTCGCGCTGTTGGCGATGGCGCTTGCCGTCTTCCTGACCGTCGAGCCGGCGCTCGCGGCGATGACCACGCCGTCGACAGGCACGACGGTGAATCAGGCCCCGCTGGGGACGCCTGGTAACCCGCTCAAGATGGCGTTCGTGCCATCCACCGACTCGCAGAAGGTGCTCGCGAGCGGCCAGCCGCTGGCCGACATGCTCTCGCAGCAGACCGGCCTCTCGTTCAGCGTCTCGGTCCCGACCTCGTACGCGGCGGTCATCGAGGCGATGGGCGCGAACAACGTGGACATCGGCTGGCTGGCCCCGTTCGCCTACGTGCTGGCGAAGGACAAGTTCAACAGCCGCGTGATCCTCGCCAGCGTGCGCGGCGGCAGCAAGACGTACACCGGCCAGATCATCGCGCACGTGGACAGCGAGATCAACAGCGTTGCCGACCTGCCAGGCAAGAAGTTCGCGTTTGTGGACCCAGGCTCAGCCTCGGGTTTCCTCTACCCGAACGCGCTCCTCGCCACCAACGGCATCGACTACAAGACCGCCTTCTCGGAGACGGTCTTCGCGGGCGGCCATGACAAGGTCGTGATCGCCGTCTACAACAAGCAGGTGGACGCCGGCGCGACCTTCGGGGACAGCGTCGAAGGCGTTCAGACCGATGCCCGCACCAACGTCGTCAGCACCCTTCCCGATGTGATGGAGAAGGTCAAGGTCATCGGCAAGACCCCGCCGATCCCGAACGACACCGTGTCGGTGCGCGCGGGCCTGCCGTACGAGCTGGTGCTCCAGGTGCAGGATGGCCTGCTGGCCGTCGCCGCCACGGAGGATGGCAAGAAGCTGCTGTCCGAGCTGTACCGCATCAACGGCCTGGCGCCGGCCGTGGACAGCGAGTACGACTCGGTCCGCAGCGCCGCCAGCGTGCTCGGCCTGAACCTCGAGCAGGAGCTCGCGCCGCGCTAG
- a CDS encoding LLM class flavin-dependent oxidoreductase, translating into MRRLSITVDLAGPAAARDRTLAYVQAADAAGVETVFVSEAWGREAFGQLAQLAARTERVTLGTSIVNVFSRTPAALAQHFATLDELSNGRAIVGLGTSGKLVIEEFHGIPFVKPAARLRETIQIIRLLLAGEPLRFQGEVFQFARGFTLRFTPVRPSIPVYLASFRPAGLKIVAEHGDGWLPMMIPLDRLAEQVQRVRTMTAEAGRDPAALVVKSPGAVIVTHDVPAARRAYKQHLAYYVARMGVYYYTQLAEMGRGAEVEAIRAAWEAGGSAGGAAAVSDDLLAQFAVVVTPAQLGDAVARLTQQQAAGVNLHQITLSGVADAREQQRILEHLVVGG; encoded by the coding sequence ATGCGCCGACTCTCGATCACCGTCGATCTGGCCGGCCCCGCTGCTGCGCGTGACCGCACCCTGGCCTACGTCCAGGCCGCCGACGCGGCCGGCGTCGAGACCGTCTTCGTCTCGGAGGCCTGGGGCCGCGAGGCGTTCGGACAGCTCGCGCAGCTTGCCGCCCGCACCGAGCGCGTGACCCTCGGGACGTCTATCGTCAACGTCTTCTCGCGGACGCCGGCCGCCCTGGCCCAGCACTTCGCGACGCTGGACGAGCTGTCGAACGGGCGGGCCATCGTCGGGCTGGGGACCAGCGGCAAGCTCGTGATCGAGGAGTTCCACGGCATCCCGTTCGTCAAGCCGGCCGCCCGCCTGCGCGAGACGATCCAGATCATCCGCCTGCTGCTGGCCGGCGAGCCGCTGCGCTTTCAGGGCGAGGTCTTCCAGTTTGCGCGCGGGTTCACCCTGCGCTTCACGCCCGTCCGGCCCAGCATCCCCGTCTATCTCGCCTCATTCCGGCCGGCCGGCCTCAAGATCGTGGCCGAGCACGGCGACGGCTGGCTCCCGATGATGATCCCGCTGGACCGCCTGGCCGAGCAGGTGCAGCGGGTCCGCACGATGACCGCCGAGGCCGGGCGTGACCCTGCCGCGCTGGTGGTCAAGTCGCCGGGCGCGGTCATCGTCACGCACGACGTGCCGGCCGCCCGGCGGGCGTACAAGCAGCACCTGGCGTACTACGTCGCCCGGATGGGGGTCTACTACTACACCCAGTTGGCCGAGATGGGGCGTGGCGCAGAGGTCGAAGCGATTCGGGCTGCCTGGGAGGCCGGCGGCTCGGCTGGCGGCGCGGCGGCCGTCTCCGACGATCTGCTCGCACAGTTCGCCGTCGTCGTCACGCCAGCGCAGCTGGGCGACGCCGTCGCACGGCTGACGCAGCAGCAGGCGGCCGGGGTCAACCTGCACCAGATCACCCTGAGCGGCGTCGCCGATGCGCGGGAGCAGCAGCGGATCCTGGAGCATCTCGTCGTCGGCGGATGA
- a CDS encoding VTT domain-containing protein, with product MPFDLADLIKAVGYVGLFAIVFAESGLFFGFFLPGDSLLFTAGSVAARFPDLLNVWVMLVLLSVAAITGDSVGYWSGEKFGRRLFTNEESFWRNPKRLDSAAAFYEKHGGKAIVLARFIPAVRTFVPIAAGMARMSYRKFLMWNVLGGIGWVTSMTLGGYYLTEVIQTRLGLAEKDIDKILLPVIFLIIIVSAMPAVWHMYSENRELIHREVGRRLGRAPSTSSPS from the coding sequence CTGCCATTCGATCTGGCCGATCTGATCAAGGCCGTAGGCTACGTCGGACTGTTCGCCATCGTATTCGCCGAGTCGGGGCTGTTCTTCGGCTTCTTCCTCCCGGGCGACAGTCTGCTGTTCACGGCTGGGTCGGTCGCGGCGCGGTTCCCCGACCTGCTGAACGTCTGGGTGATGCTGGTGCTCCTGAGCGTCGCTGCCATCACGGGGGACAGCGTCGGCTACTGGTCCGGCGAGAAGTTCGGCCGACGCCTCTTCACCAACGAGGAGTCGTTCTGGCGGAACCCGAAGCGCCTCGACTCCGCCGCCGCCTTCTACGAGAAGCATGGCGGCAAGGCCATCGTGCTGGCCCGCTTCATCCCCGCCGTCCGCACGTTCGTGCCGATTGCCGCCGGCATGGCGCGGATGAGCTACCGCAAGTTTCTGATGTGGAACGTCCTGGGCGGCATCGGCTGGGTGACGAGCATGACGCTCGGCGGCTACTACCTGACCGAGGTCATCCAGACTCGGCTCGGGCTGGCCGAGAAGGACATCGACAAGATCCTGCTGCCGGTCATCTTCCTGATCATCATCGTCTCGGCGATGCCGGCCGTCTGGCACATGTACTCCGAGAACCGCGAGTTGATCCACCGCGAGGTTGGCCGCCGCCTGGGCCGCGCCCCGAGCACGTCGTCCCCGTCGTAG
- a CDS encoding thiamine pyrophosphate-binding protein — MQATEQIARTVERMDPGRAVVASLLAHGVDTVFGLDGSHVIQVFDALADAPSIAPLTFKHENNASIAAETYGRLTGRPGVVLVTAGPGATNSLSGIGGAYAAGAPIVHISGGVPAGAPHEAFHGVDTADFLQSAFAGVTKWSVRIEDASEIPAALAKAFAIAVSGRPGPTHIEIAESALNVKEIEVEQAALVSGPTSIYDMGDGADGLPSLDGVVKQIDGAQKVVIVAGKGAMFQPVSEGLVRLAERLGAPVCHTWDGHGAMPTVHPLSVAVWWGPARSHQTALQLVDEADLVIGVGVRAGTEMGAGLLGGTAPCLLLDASDDPTPTWGPALGSVGQLVAALDRLATTCAPRETAQATLDLCAKARELQQRGLDIELDRYKDARPWHIGAALDALAKRMTPDTFVISDVSNVKLWTPLQAPVWGPESHFQSGSWGAMGYALPSVLAAARLRPGKKIVGVCGDTSFLMASSDFLTICEQRLPVVIGVHHDQRIGMIDNMHTKAYGRAYASEIGRVDFVKYAEAFGATGIRVEDPADIGAAWDAALAADGPVIIEFRAGHDFPWPWPVSRLVQQALDA, encoded by the coding sequence ATGCAGGCGACTGAGCAGATCGCACGGACCGTCGAACGGATGGACCCAGGGCGGGCCGTCGTGGCGAGCCTGCTGGCGCACGGCGTCGATACCGTGTTCGGGCTGGACGGCTCGCACGTCATCCAGGTCTTCGACGCCCTGGCCGACGCCCCCAGCATCGCGCCGCTGACCTTCAAGCACGAGAACAACGCGTCCATCGCCGCCGAGACCTACGGCCGGCTGACGGGCAGGCCGGGCGTCGTGCTGGTGACGGCCGGCCCGGGCGCGACCAACTCCTTGTCGGGCATCGGCGGAGCGTACGCGGCTGGCGCGCCGATCGTTCACATCTCTGGCGGCGTGCCAGCGGGAGCGCCCCACGAGGCGTTTCATGGCGTCGATACCGCCGATTTCCTCCAGAGCGCCTTCGCTGGCGTGACCAAGTGGTCCGTGCGGATCGAGGACGCCTCCGAGATCCCGGCCGCGCTGGCGAAGGCGTTCGCGATCGCCGTCAGCGGGCGGCCGGGCCCGACGCACATCGAGATCGCCGAGAGCGCCTTGAACGTCAAGGAGATCGAAGTCGAGCAGGCGGCGCTGGTGAGCGGCCCGACGTCGATCTATGACATGGGCGACGGCGCGGACGGCCTGCCGAGCCTGGACGGCGTCGTCAAGCAGATCGACGGCGCGCAGAAGGTGGTCATCGTGGCCGGCAAGGGAGCGATGTTCCAGCCGGTCAGCGAGGGGCTGGTGAGGCTGGCCGAGCGGCTCGGCGCGCCGGTCTGCCACACCTGGGACGGCCACGGCGCGATGCCGACGGTCCATCCGCTCTCGGTGGCGGTCTGGTGGGGGCCGGCCCGCAGCCACCAGACGGCGCTGCAACTGGTGGACGAGGCCGACCTCGTCATCGGTGTGGGCGTGCGGGCCGGGACCGAGATGGGGGCCGGGCTGCTGGGCGGCACGGCCCCGTGCCTGCTGCTCGACGCCTCGGACGATCCGACCCCGACCTGGGGGCCGGCCCTCGGCTCGGTCGGGCAGCTGGTGGCGGCGCTGGACCGACTCGCGACGACGTGCGCCCCGCGCGAGACGGCCCAGGCGACGCTCGATCTCTGCGCGAAGGCCCGTGAGCTGCAGCAGCGCGGCCTCGACATCGAGCTGGACCGCTACAAGGACGCCCGCCCCTGGCACATCGGCGCGGCGCTCGACGCGTTGGCGAAGCGGATGACGCCGGACACGTTCGTCATCAGCGACGTCAGCAACGTCAAGCTCTGGACGCCCCTCCAGGCGCCGGTCTGGGGGCCGGAGTCGCACTTCCAGTCGGGCTCGTGGGGGGCGATGGGGTACGCGCTGCCGAGCGTGCTGGCGGCGGCGCGGCTGCGGCCGGGCAAGAAGATCGTCGGGGTCTGCGGCGACACCTCGTTCCTGATGGCCTCGTCCGACTTCCTGACGATCTGCGAGCAGCGGCTGCCGGTCGTGATCGGCGTCCACCACGATCAGCGCATCGGCATGATCGACAACATGCACACGAAGGCGTACGGTCGAGCGTACGCCAGCGAGATCGGGCGGGTGGACTTCGTGAAGTACGCCGAGGCGTTTGGTGCGACGGGCATCCGCGTCGAGGACCCGGCCGACATCGGGGCTGCCTGGGACGCGGCGCTGGCGGCCGACGGGCCGGTCATCATCGAGTTCCGGGCCGGCCACGACTTCCCGTGGCCGTGGCCGGTCTCGCGGCTGGTGCAGCAGGCCCTGGACGCGTAG
- a CDS encoding amidohydrolase family protein, whose protein sequence is MPSDASLLVRGRWVVTGAAPDDATLTDAAVLVQDGQIVTLGAWADLRRDHPDAPVLGSERVAVLPGMVSAHHHAAGVSHIQQGIPDDVLEPWLLELRRMRPTDPYLDVLLTSARLLRSGVTSVVEMHQCRGTAEAAVARVRQALRGFGEAGIRVAFAPGVADQNPLVSASGPDETAAFLASLPAEARAAAEMFLPGPDALQPDGFLALVEELHAEYADHPRIDVWYGPPGPNWVTDDFLLRIAERASAHRTGIQTHVAESLYEKLYGPRTYGESVVSHLERIGVLGPRCSLAHAVWLTEADIEILARTGTSISHNPSSNLRLRAGIAPSRALLAAGGTVGLGLDGHGFDDDDDIFREMRVATWLQRGPVIGAPTLAPREALHLATTGGAALLGKAGQLGRLAPGYQADIVLVNLERLSWPWIAPEADPRALLVLRAQARDVRTVLIGGEVVLQDGRPTRFDVDAVTAEFAAQLGTTPFPEEAAARVALLREHVSAFYAAWDVPALDPYERTSSRT, encoded by the coding sequence ATGCCATCCGATGCCTCCCTGCTGGTGCGTGGTCGCTGGGTGGTCACCGGCGCCGCCCCTGACGACGCCACCCTGACCGATGCAGCGGTGCTGGTGCAGGACGGCCAGATCGTGACCCTGGGGGCGTGGGCCGACCTGCGCCGCGACCATCCGGATGCCCCCGTCCTCGGCTCGGAGCGGGTGGCCGTGCTGCCGGGCATGGTCAGCGCCCACCACCACGCGGCCGGGGTCTCACACATCCAGCAGGGCATCCCAGACGACGTGCTGGAGCCATGGCTGCTCGAACTGCGGCGCATGCGCCCGACCGATCCATACCTGGACGTGCTCCTGACCTCAGCACGGTTGCTCCGCTCGGGGGTGACCAGCGTGGTCGAGATGCACCAGTGCCGGGGGACGGCCGAGGCCGCCGTCGCCCGCGTGCGGCAGGCCTTGCGCGGGTTCGGCGAGGCCGGCATCCGCGTCGCCTTCGCGCCCGGCGTGGCCGATCAGAACCCGCTGGTCAGCGCCAGCGGCCCAGACGAGACAGCAGCTTTCCTGGCGAGCCTGCCAGCGGAGGCCCGCGCCGCCGCTGAGATGTTCCTGCCCGGCCCCGATGCTCTCCAGCCGGACGGCTTCCTGGCCCTGGTCGAAGAACTGCACGCGGAGTACGCCGATCACCCGCGCATCGACGTCTGGTATGGGCCGCCCGGCCCCAACTGGGTGACGGACGACTTCCTGCTGCGGATCGCGGAGCGGGCGAGCGCCCACCGGACGGGCATCCAGACCCACGTCGCCGAGTCGCTGTACGAGAAGCTGTACGGCCCCCGCACCTACGGCGAGTCGGTGGTCAGCCACCTGGAGCGGATCGGCGTGCTCGGGCCGCGCTGCTCGCTGGCGCACGCCGTCTGGCTCACCGAGGCGGACATCGAGATCCTGGCGCGCACGGGCACGTCGATCAGCCACAACCCCAGCTCAAATCTTCGGCTGCGGGCCGGCATCGCGCCGTCGCGGGCACTGCTGGCGGCCGGCGGGACGGTCGGGCTGGGGCTGGACGGCCACGGCTTCGACGACGATGACGACATCTTCCGCGAGATGCGCGTGGCGACGTGGCTCCAGCGCGGCCCCGTCATCGGCGCGCCGACGCTCGCACCCCGCGAGGCCCTGCACCTCGCCACGACCGGTGGCGCGGCCCTGCTCGGAAAAGCCGGGCAGCTTGGCCGGCTGGCCCCCGGCTACCAGGCCGACATCGTACTCGTGAACCTGGAACGGCTGTCCTGGCCGTGGATCGCCCCGGAGGCCGACCCGCGCGCCTTGCTGGTGCTCCGAGCGCAGGCCCGCGACGTGCGGACGGTCCTGATCGGCGGAGAGGTCGTGCTGCAGGATGGCCGCCCGACGCGCTTCGACGTGGACGCCGTGACCGCCGAGTTCGCGGCGCAACTGGGCACGACGCCGTTCCCGGAGGAGGCCGCCGCGCGGGTGGCCCTCCTGCGCGAGCACGTCTCTGCCTTCTATGCCGCCTGGGATGTTCCGGCCCTGGACCCCTACGAGCGCACCAGTTCGCGCACCTGA
- a CDS encoding dienelactone hydrolase family protein — MAWNVQRTDATAGMTAETMTIAGGGGDPIHAFIAQPKGPGPFPGVVIVHHAPGFDEWTREFARRFADHGFLTVAPNLYERFGHGLPDEVAAVGRTQVTDDSVVADAEAALNWIKAQPTSNGKVGVIGPCSGGRNAVLVASRVPAFDAVVDLWGGGVTADPTPQRPVRVIDMTPQLTAPLLGLFGNDDQGPSPAQVDQHEAALKEHGKTYQFHRYDGAGHGFFYWHAPSYRQQQAMDGWDKVVAWFTQHLS; from the coding sequence ATGGCCTGGAACGTTCAGAGGACGGACGCCACCGCGGGTATGACGGCGGAGACTATGACCATCGCCGGGGGTGGTGGCGACCCGATTCACGCCTTCATCGCGCAGCCAAAAGGCCCCGGACCGTTCCCCGGCGTGGTGATCGTCCATCACGCTCCTGGTTTCGACGAGTGGACGCGTGAGTTCGCGCGGCGGTTTGCCGACCACGGATTCCTGACCGTGGCCCCGAATCTGTACGAGCGATTCGGGCACGGATTGCCGGACGAGGTGGCGGCCGTCGGGCGCACTCAGGTCACCGACGACTCCGTGGTTGCGGACGCCGAGGCGGCGCTCAACTGGATCAAGGCCCAACCGACCAGCAACGGCAAGGTTGGGGTGATCGGCCCGTGCTCGGGTGGGCGGAACGCCGTGCTGGTGGCCTCCCGCGTCCCGGCGTTCGATGCCGTCGTAGATCTGTGGGGTGGCGGCGTCACCGCCGATCCCACGCCCCAACGGCCGGTCCGCGTGATCGACATGACGCCGCAACTCACAGCGCCGCTGCTCGGCCTCTTCGGGAACGACGACCAGGGTCCGAGTCCGGCCCAGGTGGATCAGCACGAAGCAGCGTTGAAGGAGCACGGCAAGACGTACCAGTTCCACCGCTACGATGGAGCCGGCCACGGATTCTTCTACTGGCATGCCCCGAGCTATCGGCAGCAGCAGGCGATGGACGGCTGGGACAAGGTCGTGGCCTGGTTCACGCAGCACCTGAGCTGA
- a CDS encoding alcohol dehydrogenase catalytic domain-containing protein, whose translation MTRSRAAVLDGTGSPRLSVREFDVPALGPAGELVLRTVLCGVCGSDFHRYSWGTAGPCILGHEILARVEQVAPGWAAADGSPLHVGDLVVPETRIPCHSCQYCRGVGSRASKLIDYAICPRQRGLGGIPLDEMPLLSGGWSDFVELPHGAIVHHIPPEVNPTVAVLLEPFSIGMKATRTADIRPDDIVVILGPGPIGLFATVAAHEAGARKIVLAGRDGDQMRLALGRELGAHQTLLLGDGDPAEQLRSINRGQLATRVIEATGASGAFEIGVQLLGRGGVLTTVGGHRPGTKMTIDPADLVWKQLDIRGSALGANSYESCISVLAKGAYPFEKLVTHRFGLPDIELALQTFGQRGDCIKPVIVFD comes from the coding sequence ATGACCCGTTCGCGTGCCGCCGTCCTTGACGGCACGGGCAGTCCCCGCCTCTCGGTCCGCGAGTTCGATGTGCCGGCGCTCGGCCCCGCCGGCGAGCTGGTGCTGCGGACCGTCCTCTGCGGCGTCTGCGGCTCCGACTTCCACCGCTACAGCTGGGGTACGGCCGGCCCCTGCATCCTCGGCCATGAGATCCTGGCGCGCGTCGAGCAGGTCGCGCCCGGCTGGGCCGCTGCCGACGGCTCGCCGCTGCACGTCGGCGACCTCGTCGTGCCGGAGACGCGCATCCCCTGCCACAGCTGCCAGTACTGCCGGGGCGTCGGCTCGCGGGCCTCGAAGCTGATCGACTATGCGATCTGCCCGCGGCAGCGCGGCCTGGGCGGCATCCCGCTGGACGAGATGCCGCTGCTCTCGGGCGGCTGGTCCGACTTCGTCGAGCTGCCGCACGGCGCGATCGTGCACCACATCCCGCCAGAGGTCAACCCGACCGTCGCCGTCCTCCTGGAGCCGTTCTCCATCGGCATGAAGGCGACACGCACGGCGGACATCCGCCCAGACGACATCGTCGTCATTCTCGGTCCTGGACCCATCGGCCTGTTCGCGACGGTCGCTGCCCACGAGGCCGGCGCGCGGAAGATCGTGCTGGCCGGCCGCGACGGCGACCAGATGCGGCTGGCGCTCGGGCGTGAGCTTGGGGCGCACCAGACGCTGCTGCTGGGCGACGGAGACCCTGCCGAACAACTGCGCTCGATCAATCGCGGCCAGTTGGCGACGCGCGTCATCGAGGCGACGGGCGCGTCTGGCGCGTTCGAGATCGGCGTGCAACTGCTGGGGCGTGGCGGCGTCCTGACGACGGTCGGCGGCCACCGCCCGGGCACGAAGATGACGATCGACCCGGCCGATCTCGTCTGGAAGCAGCTCGACATCCGGGGCAGCGCGCTTGGTGCGAACAGCTACGAGAGCTGCATCTCCGTGCTGGCGAAGGGCGCCTATCCCTTCGAGAAGCTGGTGACGCACCGCTTCGGGCTGCCAGACATCGAACTGGCGCTCCAGACGTTCGGGCAGCGCGGCGACTGCATCAAGCCGGTGATCGTCTTCGACTGA